The proteins below come from a single Limnobaculum xujianqingii genomic window:
- a CDS encoding YccF domain-containing protein: MRSILNILNFILGGVITTLGWLLATIVTIVLIFTLPLTRSCWEITKLSLFPFGNEAVHVDDLNPDEKNALMNAGGTALNIFWFIFFGWWLCLAHICAGIAQCITIIGIPVGIANFKIAVIALWPVGRRVVSVEVAQEARISKAKRQLQQR, encoded by the coding sequence ATGCGTAGTATATTAAATATACTCAATTTTATTCTTGGTGGTGTGATCACTACATTAGGATGGTTACTGGCAACAATCGTAACCATTGTGCTTATATTTACTCTGCCTTTAACGCGTTCCTGTTGGGAAATAACTAAACTTTCACTGTTTCCATTTGGTAATGAAGCTGTACATGTTGACGATCTCAATCCTGATGAAAAAAACGCCTTAATGAATGCGGGAGGAACCGCGCTTAATATTTTTTGGTTTATCTTTTTTGGTTGGTGGTTATGTTTAGCCCATATCTGCGCCGGAATAGCTCAGTGTATTACTATCATTGGTATTCCTGTGGGGATTGCTAACTTCAAAATAGCCGTTATCGCACTATGGCCTGTTGGACGTCGTGTTGTTTCAGTTGAGGTGGCACAAGAAGCTCGTATATCTAAAGCCAAGCGTCAGCTTCAACAACGTTAA
- the yccS gene encoding YccS family putative transporter gives MISLILGLRRYFYNSNLLYSIRIFIALTGVVFVPWWINQSLLTLPLTLGVVAAALTDLDDRLTGRLRNLLITLICFFLASVSIELLFPYPWLFVVGLLFSTAGFILLGSLGQRYATIAFGALLIAIYTMLGESLYESWYTQPVLLLAGAIWYNIITLFGHLILPIRPLQDNLARCFDNLAGYLDSKSMLFDPDEEHQFTDQLIHATMANGVLVSTLNQTKVSLLTRLKGDRGQRSTRRMLHYYFVAQDIHEQASSSHAQYQQLSEALRYTDILFRFQRLLTLQSKACRSIAYSIRYQQKYIYDVYQTQAIKHLEKSLSNLESSHSLPIAMTQSLQHLLNNLKAIDSQLNNIESEQTTNTESVQDSTLADDKLTGLKDIWSRISQNLTPQSALFRHAVRMSMVLCIGYAIIQLADLQNGYWIMLTSLFVCQPNYNATRTRLTLRVVGTIAGILLGLPILYFVPSQEGQLILIVISGVLFFAFRNVRYAYATMFITLLVLCCFNLLGEGFQVALPRIIDTLIGCGIAWAAVSFIWPDWKFRHLSVVLKKAIDANCRYLDAILEQYHQGKNNSVDYRIVRRNAHNCDAELASVISSMAAEPNKDANQLDNGFRLLCLNHSLLGYISALGAHRERLTDSPETLSLLDDAMCYIDDALQINAEQNEKMVSTLNSVNQKIKILSSQSENKNQLVTQQLALIIGLLPEFVSLSDTIYSEIKESPTSSK, from the coding sequence GTGATTTCATTGATATTAGGGCTTCGTCGTTACTTTTATAACAGTAATCTGCTCTACAGCATCCGTATCTTTATCGCACTGACGGGCGTAGTTTTTGTTCCCTGGTGGATTAATCAAAGTTTACTCACGCTTCCCTTAACGCTTGGTGTTGTTGCAGCAGCATTAACCGATCTGGACGATCGTCTGACCGGACGGCTGCGCAATTTGTTGATTACGCTTATCTGCTTTTTTCTGGCTTCCGTTTCTATTGAACTACTGTTCCCCTATCCCTGGCTATTTGTTGTTGGTTTACTTTTCTCAACGGCCGGATTTATCCTGCTAGGATCCCTTGGGCAACGTTATGCCACGATCGCTTTTGGTGCTTTGCTTATCGCTATCTATACCATGTTGGGAGAATCGCTGTATGAATCATGGTATACGCAACCGGTATTACTGCTTGCAGGGGCCATTTGGTACAATATTATTACTCTGTTTGGGCATCTGATCCTACCTATTCGCCCGTTACAAGATAATCTGGCTCGCTGCTTTGATAATCTGGCTGGCTATCTTGATAGCAAATCAATGCTGTTTGATCCAGACGAAGAACATCAATTTACCGATCAATTGATTCACGCCACCATGGCTAATGGTGTATTGGTTAGTACTCTAAATCAGACCAAGGTTTCGTTGCTAACTCGTCTTAAAGGTGACAGAGGTCAGCGCAGTACGCGTAGAATGTTGCATTACTATTTTGTTGCTCAGGATATTCACGAACAGGCCAGTTCTTCTCATGCACAGTATCAACAATTAAGCGAGGCGCTGCGCTATACCGATATTCTGTTCCGTTTCCAACGGCTTTTAACCTTACAGTCAAAAGCATGCCGCAGCATTGCTTACTCTATTCGATATCAGCAAAAGTATATTTATGATGTTTATCAGACTCAGGCGATAAAACATCTGGAAAAGAGTTTATCTAATCTGGAATCCAGCCATAGCCTGCCAATTGCTATGACACAATCATTACAGCATTTGCTAAATAATTTGAAAGCCATTGATTCCCAGCTCAATAACATCGAATCAGAGCAAACAACCAATACTGAATCCGTACAAGACAGCACACTGGCTGACGATAAATTAACGGGCTTAAAAGATATCTGGTCAAGAATCTCTCAAAACCTAACACCACAATCCGCCTTGTTTCGCCATGCGGTTAGAATGTCAATGGTCCTGTGTATTGGATATGCCATTATTCAACTGGCCGATCTGCAAAATGGTTACTGGATTATGCTAACCAGTCTGTTTGTTTGCCAGCCAAACTATAATGCAACCCGCACCCGACTGACATTAAGAGTGGTGGGTACTATTGCTGGTATTTTATTAGGTCTGCCAATCCTCTATTTTGTACCTTCCCAGGAAGGTCAACTAATTCTGATTGTTATCAGCGGCGTTCTGTTTTTTGCTTTCCGTAATGTTCGTTATGCTTATGCGACCATGTTTATCACACTGTTAGTACTCTGCTGTTTTAACCTGTTGGGCGAAGGTTTTCAGGTTGCACTTCCCCGAATCATCGATACGTTGATAGGTTGCGGAATTGCCTGGGCTGCGGTCAGTTTTATTTGGCCTGACTGGAAATTTCGGCACCTGTCCGTAGTACTGAAAAAAGCAATTGATGCAAACTGTCGTTACCTTGATGCCATACTGGAGCAATATCATCAGGGAAAAAACAACAGCGTTGATTACCGGATAGTTCGGCGTAATGCCCACAACTGCGATGCTGAACTTGCCTCTGTAATTTCAAGTATGGCTGCAGAACCTAATAAAGATGCTAATCAGTTGGATAATGGCTTCCGATTACTCTGTCTGAATCACTCTTTACTGGGTTATATCTCAGCATTAGGTGCCCATCGGGAACGATTAACTGATAGCCCAGAAACTCTATCTCTTCTTGATGATGCCATGTGTTATATTGATGATGCATTGCAAATAAATGCTGAACAAAATGAAAAAATGGTTTCGACGCTCAATTCTGTTAATCAAAAGATCAAAATACTTAGCAGTCAGTCTGAAAACAAAAACCAATTAGTTACACAACAACTAGCGCTAATAATTGGGCTACTACCTGAGTTTGTCTCTCTGTCAGATACTATCTATTCTGAGATAAAGGAATCTCCGACATCCTCCAAATAA
- a CDS encoding TfoX/Sxy family DNA transformation protein has protein sequence MDREDTKQLVRSVIEHFSELGELTSRSMFGGYGICKGKVMFGLVSEDKFYLRANKKLEAVFVTYGMNQFVYSKRGIPVLLKYYHVNESLWRNKDALRRFAAEALSAASSEMREKDTQEYVRIKDLPNLNLAIERMLRQAGIKSCEELFSLGAFQSFIKIREMKKGIKSDLLFSLAGAIEGCHVVTLPTALRDDLTEQLKLYDKTKK, from the coding sequence ATGGACAGAGAAGATACTAAACAGTTGGTCAGGAGCGTTATTGAACATTTTAGTGAATTAGGGGAACTCACATCTCGTTCAATGTTTGGAGGCTATGGAATATGTAAAGGCAAGGTAATGTTTGGGTTAGTATCTGAAGACAAGTTCTATTTAAGAGCAAATAAAAAATTGGAAGCAGTCTTTGTCACTTATGGTATGAATCAATTTGTTTATAGCAAGAGGGGGATCCCTGTGTTGCTAAAGTATTACCATGTGAATGAATCTTTATGGCGGAACAAAGATGCGTTACGGCGTTTTGCTGCAGAAGCTTTATCTGCGGCTTCATCTGAAATGAGAGAAAAAGATACTCAAGAGTATGTAAGAATAAAGGATTTACCTAATCTCAATCTGGCAATAGAACGAATGTTAAGGCAAGCGGGAATTAAATCCTGTGAAGAGTTATTTAGTCTGGGGGCATTTCAATCTTTCATTAAGATTCGAGAAATGAAGAAGGGCATTAAATCCGATCTGCTTTTTTCATTAGCCGGTGCAATAGAAGGGTGTCATGTTGTTACTTTACCTACGGCACTTCGTGATGATTTAACTGAACAGCTCAAACTTTACGATAAGACAAAAAAGTAG
- the sulA gene encoding SOS-induced cell division inhibitor SulA yields the protein MHSIQQTHHNASYTLTNAIGSTQKPACTSSQVSEIIYDPQNPFTLHLLLPFLQQLGHQPRWQLWLSPERRLNRYWINSLGLPENKTIGLNSVSTESTVEMMGKALRSGNFSSVIAWLPAISPEIKEKLNQAAKEGDCYGFILQSLPMLQSSLMHNEMFGKSHWH from the coding sequence ATGCACTCAATACAACAAACACATCATAACGCTTCATATACACTAACTAATGCAATAGGTAGTACTCAGAAGCCTGCTTGTACCTCCAGTCAAGTGAGTGAAATTATTTACGATCCACAAAATCCATTTACACTTCACCTGTTATTACCTTTTCTGCAACAATTAGGGCATCAACCCCGCTGGCAACTTTGGCTTTCGCCTGAACGTCGCTTAAATCGTTACTGGATAAATAGTCTGGGATTGCCGGAAAATAAAACCATCGGATTAAATTCAGTTTCAACTGAAAGTACCGTTGAGATGATGGGAAAAGCACTACGTAGCGGTAACTTCAGCTCAGTTATTGCCTGGCTACCTGCGATTAGTCCGGAAATTAAAGAAAAATTGAATCAAGCAGCAAAAGAAGGTGATTGCTATGGGTTCATTTTGCAATCTCTTCCAATGTTACAGAGTTCCCTGATGCATAATGAGATGTTTGGGAAATCTCATTGGCACTAA
- the ompA gene encoding porin OmpA produces MKKTAIALAMALTGFATAAQAAPLDNTWYTGAKVGWSSYHDTGFYKNTGLDSLNNQNTHPNQLGAGAYFGYQANQYLGFELGYDWLGRMTYRGDNSAAYKAQGIQLAAKLSYPVMNDLDIYTRLGAMGWRGDTKVHPATGGEYKAHDTGISPLAAVGVEYAITPSIATRLDYQWVNNIGNGDSDSVGTRPDNGMLSLGVAYRFGQAKPAPAVVAVPVVETKRFTLKSDVLFAFNKANLKPEGKQALDQLYGELSSINPTNGSLVVLGYTDRIGSEKYNQKLSEQRANSVVSYLVSKGIPADKISARGLGKSNPVTGSTCDGMKRGAALIDCLAPDRRVEIEVKGAKDVVTEVKEAVRK; encoded by the coding sequence ATGAAAAAGACAGCAATTGCACTAGCAATGGCACTGACCGGTTTCGCTACTGCAGCGCAAGCCGCACCATTAGACAACACTTGGTACACTGGTGCTAAAGTGGGCTGGTCTTCTTACCATGACACTGGTTTCTACAAAAACACCGGTCTTGATTCACTGAACAACCAAAATACTCACCCTAACCAATTAGGTGCTGGTGCTTATTTCGGTTATCAAGCAAACCAATACTTAGGTTTTGAATTAGGTTATGACTGGTTAGGTCGTATGACTTACCGTGGTGATAACAGTGCTGCTTATAAAGCTCAAGGCATCCAATTAGCAGCTAAACTGAGCTATCCAGTAATGAACGATCTGGATATCTACACCCGTTTAGGTGCTATGGGCTGGCGTGGAGACACCAAAGTTCATCCAGCAACTGGTGGTGAATACAAAGCTCATGATACCGGTATTTCTCCACTGGCAGCAGTTGGTGTTGAATATGCTATCACTCCAAGCATCGCTACTCGTTTAGATTACCAGTGGGTTAACAACATCGGTAACGGCGATTCTGACAGCGTTGGTACTCGTCCAGACAACGGCATGCTGAGCTTAGGCGTAGCTTACCGTTTTGGCCAAGCTAAACCAGCTCCAGCTGTAGTTGCTGTACCAGTTGTTGAAACCAAGCGTTTCACTCTGAAATCTGACGTTCTGTTCGCTTTCAACAAAGCAAACCTGAAGCCAGAAGGTAAGCAAGCTCTGGATCAATTATACGGCGAATTAAGCTCAATCAACCCAACTAACGGATCTTTAGTTGTTCTGGGTTACACCGACCGTATCGGTTCAGAGAAATACAACCAAAAACTGTCTGAGCAACGTGCTAACAGCGTTGTTAGCTACTTAGTATCTAAAGGCATCCCTGCTGATAAGATTTCTGCTCGTGGTTTAGGCAAATCTAACCCAGTTACCGGTTCTACCTGTGATGGTATGAAACGTGGTGCTGCTCTGATCGACTGCCTGGCTCCAGACCGTCGTGTAGAGATCGAAGTTAAAGGCGCTAAAGACGTTGTAACTGAAGTTAAAGAAGCTGTTAGAAAGTAA
- the matP gene encoding macrodomain Ter protein MatP translates to MKYQQLDNLESGWKWKYLVKKYREGEEITRYIEYSAAQEKVDELLQLENEPHRVQEWIGAHINPDLLNRLKQTIRARRKRHFNAEQQHTRKKSIDLEFLVWQRLSALSQRRGATLSETIVQLIEDAERKEQYANQMSLLKQDLKAILTQDK, encoded by the coding sequence ATGAAATATCAACAATTAGATAATCTTGAAAGTGGGTGGAAGTGGAAGTATCTGGTTAAAAAGTACCGGGAAGGTGAAGAGATAACTCGCTATATTGAATATAGTGCGGCTCAGGAAAAAGTGGATGAGCTGCTACAGTTAGAAAATGAGCCGCATCGGGTTCAGGAATGGATCGGGGCACATATAAATCCTGATTTATTAAACCGGCTAAAACAAACTATCCGGGCCAGACGTAAGCGCCATTTTAATGCAGAGCAGCAGCATACGCGTAAAAAGTCTATTGACCTTGAGTTTCTGGTGTGGCAGCGTCTTTCTGCTTTGTCTCAACGTCGTGGAGCAACGCTGTCTGAAACTATTGTTCAGCTTATCGAAGATGCTGAAAGAAAAGAGCAATATGCTAATCAGATGTCGTTATTGAAACAGGATTTGAAAGCTATCTTAACTCAGGATAAGTAG
- a CDS encoding AAA family ATPase, giving the protein MTINQLEWQQLLPNTAACTGLFEREYRREPLNIAITQPRLQKSLHTFCHQHVTASPFMLIKAVDSRAYLSLIHDTVKNIQPVRSEVFGSRYEINNAVISRVDAQSKSDNFAATDDCLYEEWLETEQLFGCLRKHNDSYTLEPGLIHKANGGVLILSVRTLLTQPHLWFRLKQAVISKRFQWFSVDDSRPLPLSIPSMPLELKVILVGDRYGLGELQELEPELIEQVVYTEFETDLVVNQDEDIVTWCEYLNSVAFHYQLPSIDASAYPSLINIAVRKSGDQEKLPLCPQLLSHILSDATPFAMPAITAQSLEQAEQEKLWRESYLSEMVLDDIDLGQVRIETEGFVIGQINGLSVLEYPGHPRAMGEPSRISCVVHLGDGEITDVERKSELGGNLHAKGIMIMQAFIAAELASDQQFPFSGSIVFEQSYGEVDGDSASLAGLCALMSALSQQPINQQIAVTGSVDQFGNVQTIGGINEKIEGFFDVCNSRELTGSQGVILPLTNIRHLCLKNEVVEAVKAGRFHLWAIDHAQDALPLLTGLPYVDENKPSIIGSIQERITQVAGNDRNRLPWALRWLNWFNRG; this is encoded by the coding sequence TTGACTATCAATCAACTTGAATGGCAACAGTTATTGCCAAATACCGCTGCCTGTACAGGCCTGTTCGAACGAGAATATCGTCGCGAACCATTAAACATTGCAATCACGCAGCCTCGTTTGCAGAAATCTTTGCATACCTTCTGTCATCAGCATGTGACGGCTTCGCCGTTTATGTTGATAAAAGCTGTTGATAGCCGTGCCTACCTTTCACTGATCCATGATACGGTAAAAAATATTCAGCCCGTACGTTCTGAAGTTTTTGGCAGCAGATATGAAATCAACAACGCAGTTATCAGCCGTGTTGATGCTCAAAGTAAAAGCGACAATTTTGCAGCTACTGATGACTGTCTGTATGAAGAATGGCTGGAAACAGAACAACTGTTTGGCTGCCTGCGTAAACACAACGATAGCTATACGTTGGAACCAGGTCTGATTCATAAAGCAAACGGTGGAGTTCTGATTCTTTCTGTTCGTACCTTATTAACTCAGCCACATTTATGGTTTCGCCTGAAGCAAGCAGTAATCAGCAAGCGTTTTCAGTGGTTTTCTGTCGATGACAGCCGCCCTTTACCATTATCCATTCCTTCAATGCCATTGGAGCTAAAAGTTATTTTAGTTGGCGACCGTTACGGATTAGGTGAACTTCAGGAACTGGAGCCGGAACTGATTGAGCAGGTTGTTTATACTGAATTCGAGACCGATCTGGTTGTCAATCAGGATGAAGATATTGTGACCTGGTGTGAATATCTTAATTCTGTTGCCTTTCACTATCAGTTACCTTCAATTGATGCCAGTGCTTATCCTTCGCTAATAAATATCGCAGTCAGAAAAAGTGGCGATCAGGAAAAGTTGCCTCTCTGCCCTCAATTACTGAGCCATATATTAAGCGATGCGACACCTTTTGCTATGCCAGCTATTACTGCTCAGTCGCTGGAACAAGCAGAGCAGGAAAAGCTGTGGCGTGAGAGCTACCTATCAGAAATGGTATTGGATGACATAGATCTTGGTCAGGTACGTATCGAAACCGAAGGTTTTGTGATTGGTCAAATCAATGGCTTATCCGTTTTAGAATATCCGGGACATCCTCGTGCGATGGGCGAACCTTCACGCATTAGCTGTGTGGTTCATCTGGGTGATGGGGAAATCACCGATGTAGAGAGAAAGTCCGAACTGGGCGGCAATCTGCATGCTAAAGGCATTATGATTATGCAGGCTTTTATTGCCGCAGAGCTGGCCTCAGACCAACAGTTCCCATTCTCTGGCTCTATCGTGTTTGAACAATCTTACGGTGAAGTCGATGGTGACAGTGCTTCACTGGCTGGTCTGTGTGCATTAATGAGCGCATTATCACAACAGCCAATTAATCAGCAAATTGCCGTAACCGGTTCAGTCGATCAGTTTGGTAATGTTCAAACCATTGGTGGAATTAACGAAAAGATCGAAGGATTCTTTGATGTTTGTAATAGCCGTGAATTAACCGGCTCTCAGGGCGTTATTTTACCGTTGACTAATATACGTCACTTATGTTTAAAAAATGAGGTTGTCGAAGCGGTGAAGGCGGGTCGTTTCCATTTATGGGCCATCGACCATGCGCAAGATGCCTTACCATTACTGACTGGATTACCTTACGTTGATGAAAACAAACCAAGCATCATTGGTTCCATTCAGGAACGCATTACTCAAGTAGCAGGAAATGATCGCAATCGCCTGCCATGGGCGCTTCGTTGGCTTAATTGGTTCAATCGCGGCTGA
- the fabA gene encoding bifunctional 3-hydroxydecanoyl-ACP dehydratase/trans-2-decenoyl-ACP isomerase, protein MFEKRESYTKEDLLASGRGELFGAGGPPLPAPNMLMMDRIVKMTETGGQYDKGYVEAELDINPDLWFFGCHFIGDPVMPGCLGLDAMWQLVGFYLGWLGGEGKGRALGVGEVKLTGQVLPTAKKVTYRLHLKRIVNRRLIMGLADGEVLVDGRVIYTATDLKVGLFKDTSAF, encoded by the coding sequence ATGTTTGAAAAACGCGAATCCTATACAAAAGAAGACCTGCTTGCTTCAGGTCGTGGCGAATTGTTTGGCGCAGGCGGACCTCCATTACCGGCACCAAATATGTTAATGATGGATCGCATTGTAAAAATGACCGAAACCGGCGGGCAGTATGACAAAGGTTATGTAGAAGCAGAATTAGATATCAATCCTGACCTGTGGTTCTTTGGTTGTCACTTTATTGGCGATCCTGTTATGCCTGGTTGTTTAGGTCTGGATGCAATGTGGCAACTAGTCGGCTTCTATTTAGGCTGGTTAGGTGGTGAAGGCAAAGGCCGTGCGCTTGGTGTTGGTGAGGTCAAGCTTACCGGTCAGGTATTACCAACCGCTAAAAAAGTCACCTACCGTTTGCATTTAAAGCGTATTGTTAATCGCCGTCTAATTATGGGATTAGCCGATGGTGAAGTATTAGTTGATGGCCGTGTAATCTACACAGCGACCGACCTGAAAGTAGGTCTGTTCAAAGATACCAGTGCATTTTAA
- the ppk1 gene encoding polyphosphate kinase 1: MNQEKLYIEKELSWLSFNERVLQEAADKSNPLIERIRFLGIYSSNLDEFYKVRFADVKRRILIKEEQGSASSSRQVLKKIQAKVLKTDLEFDNLYNELLLEMARNQVFLINERQLSENQQIWLRHYFKNHLRQHITPILLNNDISLLEFLKDDYTYLAVEIVINADKKEYALLEIPSNKVSRFITLPPEPPRRRKPMILLDNIIRFCLDDIFKGFFDYQSLDAYSMKMTRDAEYDLVNEMESSWLELMSSSLKQRLTAEPVRFVYQRDMPNDMVEILRKKLGISSYDSVIPGGRYHNFKDFISFPNVGKANLVNKPLPRLRHIWFNNFRNGFDAIKERDVLLYYPYHTFEHVLELVRQASFDPNVLAIKINIYRVAKDSRIIESMINAAHNGKKVTVVVELQARFDEEANIHWAKRLTEAGVHVIFSAPGLKIHAKLFLISRIEDGQIVRYAHIGTGNFNEKTARLYTDFSLLTADSRITNEVRRVFNFIENPYRPVSFEHLLVSPQNSRLMLNKLIDREISFAQAGLDAGITLKINNLVDKELIDRLYAASGAGVKIRLIVRGMCSLVPNLPGISENIQVTSIVDRFLEHARVYIFENQGDNQVFISSADWMTRNIDYRIEVGVAILDPVLKQRVLDIIDIQLSDTVKARIIDKELSNQYVPRGNRRKVRSQIAIYDYLKALEQPTNVESTDIAEK, encoded by the coding sequence ATGAATCAGGAAAAACTCTATATTGAGAAAGAACTGAGCTGGTTATCGTTTAATGAACGGGTATTACAGGAAGCTGCTGATAAAAGTAACCCATTGATTGAGCGGATCCGTTTTTTAGGCATCTACTCCAGTAACCTCGATGAGTTTTATAAGGTTCGTTTTGCCGATGTAAAACGGCGTATTTTGATTAAGGAAGAACAAGGCTCAGCGTCCAGTTCCAGGCAGGTGTTAAAAAAGATTCAGGCTAAAGTATTAAAAACCGATCTGGAATTTGACAACCTGTACAACGAACTCCTGTTGGAAATGGCTCGTAATCAGGTGTTTTTAATCAATGAGCGTCAACTATCTGAAAATCAGCAAATCTGGTTACGCCATTACTTCAAGAATCATCTTAGACAACACATTACCCCTATTCTGCTCAATAACGACATTAGCCTGCTTGAGTTTTTAAAAGACGACTACACCTATCTGGCCGTTGAAATCGTGATTAATGCAGATAAAAAGGAGTATGCCCTGTTAGAAATTCCATCTAATAAGGTATCTCGTTTTATTACGTTGCCACCTGAGCCGCCTCGTCGGCGCAAACCAATGATCTTACTGGATAACATTATCCGTTTTTGTCTTGATGATATTTTTAAGGGTTTTTTCGATTATCAGTCTCTTGATGCCTACTCGATGAAAATGACTCGGGATGCCGAATATGACCTGGTAAATGAAATGGAATCCAGCTGGCTTGAACTGATGTCTTCCAGCCTGAAACAGCGCCTTACAGCAGAACCAGTTCGATTTGTTTATCAACGTGATATGCCAAATGATATGGTGGAAATTCTGCGCAAAAAGCTGGGAATATCATCTTATGACTCGGTGATCCCCGGTGGCCGCTATCATAACTTCAAAGACTTTATCAGTTTTCCAAATGTAGGTAAGGCCAATCTGGTTAATAAACCATTACCCCGTTTAAGGCATATTTGGTTCAACAACTTCCGTAATGGTTTTGATGCTATTAAAGAGCGCGATGTACTGCTTTACTATCCTTACCACACTTTCGAACACGTTCTTGAGCTGGTGCGTCAGGCATCATTTGACCCTAACGTATTAGCCATCAAAATTAATATTTATCGGGTCGCCAAAGACTCTCGCATAATCGAGTCAATGATTAATGCCGCCCATAATGGTAAAAAAGTGACTGTGGTTGTAGAACTGCAGGCGCGTTTTGATGAAGAAGCTAATATTCACTGGGCTAAACGCTTAACTGAAGCGGGTGTACACGTTATTTTCTCAGCCCCAGGCCTGAAAATTCATGCCAAACTTTTCCTTATTTCCCGTATAGAAGACGGTCAGATTGTTCGCTATGCCCATATTGGCACCGGTAATTTTAATGAGAAAACCGCCCGCCTTTATACTGACTTCTCTCTGCTCACTGCAGATTCACGTATTACTAATGAAGTCCGCCGGGTATTTAACTTTATTGAAAACCCTTATCGCCCCGTGAGTTTTGAGCATTTACTGGTTTCACCACAAAACTCTCGCTTAATGCTAAATAAGCTGATCGACAGAGAAATCTCTTTTGCTCAGGCCGGATTGGATGCTGGCATCACCTTAAAAATTAACAATCTGGTAGATAAAGAACTGATTGACAGACTTTATGCGGCTTCTGGTGCCGGTGTGAAGATTCGTCTTATCGTACGAGGAATGTGCTCACTGGTGCCAAATCTTCCCGGTATTAGCGAGAATATTCAGGTTACCAGTATTGTTGATCGATTCCTTGAACATGCTCGCGTTTATATATTTGAGAATCAGGGGGATAACCAGGTATTTATCTCCTCAGCTGACTGGATGACCCGTAATATTGATTACCGCATTGAAGTTGGCGTTGCCATTCTTGATCCGGTTCTTAAACAACGGGTTCTGGACATTATTGATATTCAACTATCCGATACGGTAAAAGCCCGCATTATTGATAAAGAATTAAGTAATCAATATGTTCCTCGTGGAAACCGCAGAAAAGTTCGTTCACAAATTGCCATTTATGACTATCTGAAAGCATTAGAACAGCCGACCAACGTAGAGTCGACAGATATAGCAGAGAAATAA